A single window of Microscilla marina ATCC 23134 DNA harbors:
- a CDS encoding alpha/beta hydrolase, producing MINNYHMKVERTAQYSTYGILTSQTENIWWVCHGYGQLARYFLKKFEVLNPQKNFVIAPEALSHFYLKGHQRVGASWMTKEDRLHEIEDYLSYLNTLYEQVCQQDAFPKKAKSLVLGFSQGVATAVRWVYDQKISFDHLVMWAGGFPPDVDFSKTQTVLANKSLSFVYGLQDELITTKQFETERQRMLEKQISPKVVTFEGKHELNGEILQRMIE from the coding sequence ATGATTAATAACTATCACATGAAGGTAGAGCGTACCGCTCAATATAGTACTTATGGTATACTCACTAGCCAAACTGAAAATATATGGTGGGTTTGTCACGGATATGGACAGTTGGCCCGTTATTTTCTCAAAAAATTTGAAGTATTGAATCCGCAAAAAAATTTTGTAATAGCACCAGAGGCATTGTCACATTTTTATCTAAAGGGGCATCAGCGGGTAGGTGCTAGTTGGATGACTAAAGAAGACCGTTTGCATGAAATTGAGGATTATTTATCTTATTTAAATACATTATATGAACAAGTTTGTCAACAAGATGCCTTTCCAAAAAAAGCGAAATCCTTAGTATTGGGTTTTTCTCAAGGTGTAGCTACTGCAGTAAGGTGGGTATACGACCAGAAAATAAGTTTTGATCATTTGGTGATGTGGGCAGGAGGATTTCCACCAGATGTAGACTTTTCTAAAACTCAAACAGTGCTGGCAAACAAATCATTGTCGTTTGTATACGGTTTACAGGATGAATTAATTACCACAAAACAGTTTGAAACAGAGAGGCAACGTATGCTTGAAAAGCAAATTTCACCAAAGGTGGTCACTTTTGAAGGCAAACACGAACTCAATGGTGAAATTTTACAACGTATGATTGAATAA
- a CDS encoding SDR family NAD(P)-dependent oxidoreductase has translation MTNKVALVTGASSGIGKATAEVFADYKFDVIICGRRQDRLEELADELQTKVNVYTLTFDVSNQQEVNKAIGSLPKSWQNIDILVNNAGNAHGLAPIQDGDVSDWDAMIDINIKGLLYVTKAIIPQMVNRKTGHVVHVGSLAGKEAYPNGNVYCASKHAVDAINKGMRMDLHKHGIRVSAINPGLVETEFSKVRFKGDDEKAKKTYQGYQPLTATDIAETILFMVTRPAHVNIADLLILPTAQASATIVNKKN, from the coding sequence ATGACAAATAAAGTAGCTCTCGTTACTGGGGCGAGTTCAGGTATAGGAAAAGCTACAGCAGAGGTTTTTGCTGATTATAAATTTGACGTAATAATTTGTGGACGAAGACAAGATCGGCTTGAAGAACTGGCAGATGAACTACAAACCAAGGTAAATGTCTATACGCTCACATTTGATGTAAGTAATCAACAAGAAGTAAATAAGGCCATTGGCTCCTTGCCTAAAAGTTGGCAAAATATAGATATACTGGTAAATAATGCAGGTAATGCCCATGGCTTGGCTCCTATCCAAGACGGTGACGTGAGCGACTGGGATGCGATGATTGATATCAACATAAAAGGCTTACTTTATGTAACCAAGGCAATTATACCGCAAATGGTAAACAGAAAAACAGGACATGTGGTACATGTGGGCTCCCTGGCAGGCAAAGAAGCATACCCCAACGGAAATGTATACTGTGCTTCTAAACACGCGGTAGATGCTATTAATAAAGGAATGAGGATGGATTTGCACAAACACGGCATAAGAGTGTCTGCCATTAACCCTGGTCTGGTAGAAACTGAGTTTTCAAAGGTTCGTTTTAAAGGGGATGACGAAAAAGCAAAAAAGACTTATCAGGGCTATCAACCACTTACTGCTACAGATATTGCCGAAACTATTCTCTTTATGGTCACTCGCCCTGCACATGTCAATATTGCCGACTTATTAATCTTACCCACCGCTCAAGCTTCGGCAACAATTGTCAATAAAAAAAACTGA
- a CDS encoding ATP-binding cassette domain-containing protein: MSEKILEALTRLFGIITKQDGGARKGERDFVVSYFRQELDQDSVEAYTKLYDDVSNYPNPGFDKIKMREMVRILRYCRDINKELAQPQKIIILVKLLELVASDGNFTDQRKEIISTVSDAFNLKSDYKLIESFVIKPTASIPELNSPNILVVSSSDKLTNPEAKHILSEKLQGEIMILRISLEEGDATYFVKYTGAEDVKLNGFTMKTNQVYLYSTGSNIKTPFGTTLYYSDVQGKFLQTLQDTKLSFTAKNLEFRFPNGTIGVQDITISEPQGKLMGIMGGSGAGKTTLLNVLSGIEKPSKGHLYINGVDLHENKSEIEGVIGYIAQDDLLIEELTVYQNLYFNGKLCFKDLNKEELHKRVMDTLKSLGLDHIASLKVGSVLNKKISGGQRKRLNIALELIREPSVLFVDEPTSGLSSKDSENVIDLLKELTLKGKLIFVIIHQPSLDIYKMFDKMIIMDKGGYPIYYGNPIEAVSYFRRATNQVDNETANINPEEVFNIIEDEVVDEFGRYTGKRKINSKQWNIRYRDKFEPVPETEVVHEKPPASLNVPNIFKQSVIFTTRDFLAKISNTQYLLINLLEAPVLAFLLAYVIRFQNGPDGSYIFQHNDNVPGYVLICIIISLFMGLTVSAEEIIKDRKIQKREAFLNLSRFSYLSSKIIILFLLSAIQSFLFVLIGNSILEVHGELVNYWVVLFSASCFANVLGLNISSTFNSVITIYITIPILLIPQLILSGLIFHYDKMNADIADKGVVPFVADIMISRWAYEAIAVNQYKSNPFEVDYYDYEKTEKRYSYLSSLWGPTMEQIVYRIADNTEVEKKNDSINQKIQDDLELLKAEIEADKEFKAKYLKGVNLDKDLTPKGYNRKVADKIKVYLDSLMDVSNRKMIKVSREKETKEIEMEKDYENYKITEYRKKYFNDQLYRAVTIPAKPLEHILEYKGRLLRQKNAVYKDPTPTAWYDYRAHFYAPRKHFAGKYFDTYYFNIAVIWLLTFMMYITLYFNFFKKFLDSLGKLRLYFGFFGSLKSLFRKSKIQKKD, encoded by the coding sequence ATGAGTGAAAAAATATTAGAAGCCCTTACACGCCTTTTTGGTATCATCACAAAGCAAGATGGTGGAGCCAGAAAAGGAGAGCGCGATTTTGTTGTTAGCTATTTTAGGCAAGAACTGGATCAAGACTCTGTTGAGGCATACACTAAATTGTATGATGATGTTTCTAATTACCCAAATCCTGGTTTTGATAAAATCAAAATGAGGGAGATGGTAAGAATATTAAGATATTGCCGGGATATTAATAAAGAATTAGCCCAACCTCAAAAAATAATTATTCTTGTAAAGTTACTCGAATTGGTAGCTTCTGATGGTAACTTTACAGACCAACGAAAAGAGATTATTAGTACTGTATCAGATGCTTTTAATCTAAAAAGTGATTATAAACTCATCGAAAGTTTTGTAATCAAACCCACTGCGTCCATTCCAGAGCTTAACTCTCCTAATATTCTTGTAGTAAGCAGTAGTGATAAACTGACCAATCCTGAGGCAAAACACATCTTGTCAGAAAAGCTGCAGGGAGAAATTATGATTTTGAGAATTTCCCTGGAAGAAGGAGACGCTACTTACTTTGTAAAATATACTGGTGCAGAAGATGTAAAACTCAACGGTTTTACAATGAAAACCAATCAAGTATACTTATACTCTACTGGTAGTAATATCAAAACTCCCTTTGGCACTACGCTTTATTATAGCGATGTACAAGGTAAGTTTCTGCAAACACTTCAGGATACTAAACTTTCTTTTACAGCAAAAAATCTTGAGTTTCGTTTTCCCAACGGTACCATAGGTGTACAAGACATTACCATATCAGAACCACAAGGAAAGCTCATGGGAATTATGGGAGGTAGTGGAGCAGGTAAAACCACCCTCTTAAACGTCCTGTCTGGTATTGAAAAACCTTCTAAAGGTCATTTATATATCAATGGCGTTGACTTACATGAGAACAAAAGCGAAATAGAAGGAGTCATTGGTTATATAGCACAAGATGACCTTTTGATTGAAGAGCTTACTGTATATCAAAACTTATATTTTAATGGAAAGCTTTGTTTCAAAGATTTAAACAAAGAAGAGCTTCATAAAAGGGTAATGGATACCCTGAAAAGCCTAGGTTTAGATCATATTGCCTCGTTGAAGGTAGGAAGCGTTTTGAATAAAAAAATTAGTGGTGGACAGCGTAAAAGGCTGAACATAGCACTTGAACTTATTCGGGAGCCTTCAGTATTGTTTGTTGATGAACCCACCTCTGGTCTGTCATCTAAAGACTCTGAAAATGTAATAGATTTATTAAAAGAGCTTACCCTGAAAGGAAAGCTTATTTTTGTGATAATTCACCAACCATCTTTAGACATTTACAAAATGTTTGATAAGATGATTATCATGGATAAAGGAGGCTATCCTATTTATTATGGCAACCCGATTGAAGCTGTATCTTATTTCCGAAGAGCAACCAATCAGGTAGACAATGAAACAGCCAATATCAACCCTGAGGAAGTCTTTAATATTATAGAAGATGAAGTAGTTGATGAATTTGGGCGATATACTGGTAAGAGAAAAATCAACTCTAAACAGTGGAATATAAGGTATAGGGATAAATTTGAACCTGTTCCAGAAACAGAGGTGGTACACGAAAAGCCCCCTGCGTCTTTGAATGTACCTAATATATTCAAGCAGTCGGTCATTTTCACCACTCGTGATTTTTTAGCAAAGATTAGTAATACTCAATATTTGTTAATAAACCTGCTTGAAGCACCCGTACTGGCATTTTTATTAGCTTATGTTATTCGTTTTCAAAATGGACCTGATGGCAGCTACATCTTCCAGCATAACGACAACGTTCCTGGGTATGTTCTTATTTGTATTATCATATCGCTGTTTATGGGGCTCACTGTGAGTGCCGAAGAAATAATAAAAGACAGGAAAATTCAAAAGAGAGAGGCTTTTCTGAACTTAAGCAGGTTTAGTTATTTGTCTTCAAAAATTATTATTCTATTCTTATTATCAGCCATTCAAAGTTTTTTGTTTGTGTTGATAGGAAACTCAATTTTAGAGGTGCACGGCGAACTTGTCAATTATTGGGTGGTGCTGTTTTCTGCGTCTTGTTTTGCCAATGTATTAGGGTTAAATATTTCTTCAACCTTTAATTCAGTCATTACGATCTACATTACTATTCCTATACTTCTCATACCCCAACTTATATTGAGTGGACTGATATTTCATTATGATAAGATGAACGCCGACATAGCAGACAAAGGGGTGGTGCCTTTTGTGGCAGACATCATGATTTCGCGGTGGGCTTATGAAGCCATTGCTGTGAATCAATATAAATCCAATCCTTTTGAGGTTGATTACTATGATTATGAAAAAACAGAAAAAAGATATTCTTACCTAAGTAGTTTGTGGGGACCCACAATGGAGCAAATTGTCTATAGAATTGCTGATAACACTGAGGTAGAGAAAAAAAATGACTCTATTAATCAGAAGATTCAAGACGATCTAGAGCTGTTAAAGGCAGAAATAGAAGCTGATAAAGAGTTTAAAGCCAAATACCTGAAAGGGGTAAACTTGGACAAAGACTTGACTCCTAAAGGGTATAACCGTAAAGTAGCAGACAAGATCAAAGTATACCTTGATTCATTGATGGATGTATCAAATAGGAAAATGATCAAGGTAAGCCGTGAGAAAGAGACGAAAGAAATTGAAATGGAAAAAGACTATGAAAATTATAAAATAACTGAGTATAGAAAGAAATACTTCAATGATCAATTGTATAGAGCTGTTACTATACCAGCAAAACCATTGGAGCATATTTTGGAATATAAAGGTAGGTTATTACGACAAAAAAATGCAGTTTACAAAGACCCTACACCTACTGCCTGGTATGATTACAGAGCGCATTTTTATGCTCCTCGCAAACACTTTGCTGGCAAGTATTTTGATACGTACTACTTTAACATTGCTGTAATCTGGCTTTTGACATTTATGATGTATATTACTCTTTACTTTAATTTCTTTAAGAAATTTTTAGACTCTTTGGGAAAGCTTAGATTGTATTTCGGATTCTTTGGTAGTTTAAAAAGTTTATTTAGAAAAAGTAAAATACAAAAGAAAGATTAG